ACATCGCTTTACCAGCATCTTTTTTAAGACGATAAGCATCGCCTAAAGAATAATAATAATTAGCGGGCACATTACCTTTCTTTTCTGCTTTTTCTATAGCTTGGCTAATAAATTCTACAGCTAAATCTGGAGCATTATTACTCTCAAACATTGTAAGAGCCTCACCTGCTCTAAATAACACCTCAGGATCTTTTCCTTTAGAATCATTTACAATTTCCTGTATTTCGTTAATTGCAGATTTATTTCCCTTTCCTAACTTAATAGAAGCCAAACCTATTCTATCTAAATATGCTTTTTTATCCAAAGCCAAACCTTTATCAAAGTATTCTTTAGCTTTATCAAAATTAGGTTCGTATTGAGTTAAATAAATGTTTCCTAAATAAAAATAATTTTCCGCAGAAGGAGATTTCTGAAGTAACTGATTGAACACCTCTTTAGCTTTTGCATATTTATGAGCATCCATATTCTGGAGACCTTCTTCTACTGTTTGTGCACCTGCAAAACCGAACATAAAAGCGGCCGCAGCACCTAATACCATTTTCTTTGTCATTTTTATATTTTTCATTTTTAAGGTTATTTATAATTTGGCTTACTTTATTATAAACAACTATCAAGCCATTTTTAAAGTAAAGAGTTGCTAATATAAGAATTTTATCTCATTTGAACTTCTCTTTTATAGATATTGTAAGGCTGTAACCCCTGCTTAGAAACCACTATTTGACCTATTTGAGTACAAGAAAATCTTATGAATCCGTTTCCCACTCCAAAAAAACCTTCATTTGTCAAGAAATAAAGAATCCTTGAGAACGGATACTCCATATTCCTTATATTTGAAAGTTCAGGCTTATATATTTTACCTTTATCATCCATTACTGGTAGTACTTTCACCTTCTCTCTTAACGCTATAGCCTCTGGAGAAAACTCTCTACTTATCGTATTAAGACTTATAACCCCTATTTTATTATTAAATTTATCTATACTGTTTACAATATTTTCATTCCCTTTAATAATAGAATACTTTAAAGCCGAAGGTTTAACCTGAAATTTCTGTGCTATAAAATTAAGATTACTTGCATTGGCTCCATCAAATATGAGGTTCTTATCATCAGAGTTAAGCATTTCTTTAATTTCAGAAACTTTGATATGCTCTCTACTTGAATTTTTAGAAACAACAAATACTACCGCATCTCCCGCAAATTTAGCTGGATTATATTCCAAATCTACTTTTTCTTTGTAAACTTCTTTTTCTTTTTTTGTAAGCTCTCTAGACATCACTATCACTCTAGCATTACCGTCCAGCAAGTCTATAAAAGCCGAATCTTCTTTTTTATAAACAACATCTAGCTTAGCCTCTGGATAAAATGCCATATATCTTTCTGCCAAAGCCTCAGTTACATTTTTAAACGAAGGGTCTGCCACCACCTGAATTTCTCCTTTTTGAGGGTTTTCCGCTTCTTTACCCTTTTTACAGGAAAGCACAACCACCAATAGAAATAATAAATAAACTATTTTTTTATACATCTTTCTTACTCTGCTTTATATTATAGATTGCCCTAAAGACCCTGAAGACACCATAAATTACCATCAAAATACCTAACGGATAGGCAACATAATCATCTAACTGAATTACAAAAAATTTATACACTAGTACCACAACACCTAAAGTAAGGTACATAACACCTGCTAAAATAGATAAATAATTAAACATAACAACAAATATAACAAAAAAGAGAAGCCCTAAAGCTTCTCTTATAATAATTTTAACAGAATTTTAATATTCAAAATTCATTGCCACTGGCATTCTAAATCTTGAACGAACTGGCTCCCCATTTACTTTACCAGGAGTCCATTTCTTTCTGATAGATTTTACAGCTCTTTCTGCCTCTCTGTTAAATGTAGAGTTAGAACCTGTAACTTTTACCTGAGAAAGCGAACCATCTCTCTCTACTACGAAAGTAACCTCAGCTTTTAAAGTACCTTCATCACCTTCCATTACCGAAGTATCAAAAGATTCTTGGAAAGCACTTCTAAATCCGTTAAGACCTCCTCCTGAGAACTCCGCTTCTTGGTCTACCGTTGTATATACTTCAGTAGTACTCACTTGAGGCTTTACCTCTACCGTTGTTCCTTTTCCTGTAGAAGGTGGTGGCGGTGGTGGTGAATAAGACGGTTTTTTAACACCCTCTTGATTTACTAAACCTGTAGTGGTTTCTAATTGCTTAGATATTGGCGGCGGTGGAGTTTCCACTTTAGGAGCTTTTACCGGCTCAGGAACCACATTCTGAATAATTTCAACCTTTTCCTCTTCTACCTTCGGTGGAGGTGGTGGAGGTGGTTCCTCCTCTTTAGGTTGTTCTATAATCTGTTCTTCTTCTGGAAGAATTTCTATAAGATTAGCCTCTACTTCTTGTTTAGGCGGAGCCGTTAACTGTTTAATTTTCATAACAATAAACGGAGTAGCCGCAGCTAAACAGAACAAAGTAGTACCTATAATCATAGACCTTGTAAGAATACTCTTATAGCTTTGTCTCAGGTCATAAGCACCATAGGCTTTATTTCTGTTTTCAAATACAATCTCATCCAAACTTGGATTGTACCCTAAATTTTCATCTGACATATAAAATATGAATTTTAAGGGTTAATTATTATTTTGCAGTTCCTACTTTCTTTTCATAAACAGCTTTCTCCCAGTCTTTAATATCGGTTACCCCATATTGTTCACTTTTAGTGACAGCCATTTCGTCAAGAACGTCTACAAAATTCTTATACACTGCATCATCCGTTGGCTTGATGATAACTGTAAATTTAGTTACATCTTTAGCCCTCTTCTTTGCATCTTCTATTACTTTCGTAATCCCATCTTTATCATAGGTTGTCTCCTGAAGTGTACCTTCATTAAGACCATCTTTATCCGTTTGATGATAAAAAATCTTATTATCCTTACCTATAATTAAAGATATAGAGTTGCTCAAATCAATCTCCGTAGGAGGCGGTTTAGGAGCATCTTTTTTAGGTTTCGCAGGAAGACCTAAATCCATCACATTTGGTTTACTAAAAGTAGTGGTAAACATAAAGAATGTAATGAGTAGAAAACCTAAGTCTACCATCGGAGTCATATCCACTCTAGTGGACTGCTTCTTGGAACGGACTTTGCCGCCCTTTTCGCCCTTATCCTGTACTTGTACTTCTGCCATTTCTATTCTCTATTTACCTCCCTCTTGGGTAGTGATTAACCAAAACTTGTAAAACTCAATATCTCTCAATCCTTCAAATAAATCTTTTACTTTTGGATAGTTAGTGTTGCCATCGCCTTTGATGGCTAACTTATAGTCAGGGTTTATTTTTAAACTTTGCTCTACCCAATCAATAACTTGTTTATTTGTACTGTCCATAGGAATCCCCGTAGGACTCTTAAACGCTTTCTGCTCATCTTCTGATAAGTTTAAGTAGCTTTTTAACTGTGTCATAGGTACTCCTACTGCCTGCACCTTTGTAAACGCTACTTTTTCCTTATCGGTAAAAGAAAGTCCGTACTTCTGTCCCATATTATCTAGAAGCTGAATTCTTTCAGTTCCGTTCTCTACAGGTTGGAAGTAAAATTTCCCATCTGGTGTTACATTTACCGTCATTAGACTGGCATCTGGTAACAATTTTTCAGATATAGAAGATGGCGGTTTTATCTGCTCTACATCAGGCTTTTTAAACTGTGTAGTCAAGATAAAGAAGGTAAGTAGTAAGAATGCAACATCACACATCGCTGTCATATCCGTTACTACACCATGTCTTTTTGGTTTGACTCTCGCCATATTATTAACTCTTTTTTATTTATTAAACTTCTTTTTTTTATTAGAGCTTCGCTAAAATTATTGTTTAGCAGAAGCTCTAAATTTCTCTTTATCAGAATACTAACTTATTAGTTAAACTCAGCGAAAGACTGCTGAATAGACATACCAATCTCGTCTATCTTATAAGTTAATCCGTCTATCTTAGATGTAAAGAAGTTGTAAAGGATAATTGCAATAGCTGATGTACCGATACCTAAAGCCGTGTTAATCAAGGCTTCTGAGATACCAATAGATAAAGCCGCAGCATCTGGAGTACCACCACCAGAACCTAAAGCGAAGAACGCCTTAATCATCCCGATTACCGTACCTAAAAGCGCTACTAATGTTGCTACTGTACCTAATGTAGAAAGAATCATCATATTTTTCTCTAACATAGGCATCTCTAATGTTGTAGCTTCTTCTAAAGCTTTAGTTAAAGCAACCATTTTCTTCTCTTTATCCATAGAGCTATCGTTAGCCAATGCCTTATAAGTAACTAGTCCTTCTTTTACCACATTACCTACAGAACCTTGTTGAGCATCACACTTCTCAATAGCTTCATCAATTTTATTCTGATTAAGAAGACCTCTTATCTCAAGTACAAATTTGTCAAGATTTCCTTTTCCTTGAGCTTTTTTAATAACGAAGAAACGCTCAAAAGAGAAAACGATTACTGTAATCATAAATAAAATTAGGATATGTACCACTGGACCTCCCATGTAGATAATCCCCATGAAAGACTCTGGATGCAATTCCTTAGATGGTATATCTGCAAAAGCTACAGACGCTTGTCCTGCAATCCTTGCATCTTCTTTAAAGTTACCTGGGTTACCTAATATAAAGATGTAAATACTTAACGCAATTACATACAAAATAGGTAGTACTACAGCTGGGTTAAGCCCGCTCTTCTGTCTAGCAATTACTTGCTCCTCTGTGTTTGAAACATTCATTTCCATATTAAACTAAAATTATAATTGTTATTTTTTTCAGGCTGTAAAGTAAAGTTAAAATATTGAAAAATCCAAATATTATCTTTAAACATGGTGTTTTTTTGACATTCTAGACCTTCTGCTTTCTTAAATTAGATTTACTTTTTTTCCTGATTTTTATCATTATTTCATTTATACACCTACTTTTGATTAACTCATAAGAAAAAACAGACCTTATTTTTTTCGATTTAGCAAGTGTTAAATTTTTATTAAAAAACTTATTTTTACTCTATTTAGAATACAATATTGATGATTTTTTTAGGTACTACAATGATTTTTTTGATACTATTACCATCTAAATACTGCAATACTTTATCATTTTCTATTGCTATTTTCTCAATTTCCTCCTTAGATAAATCTGCAGAAAGAGGTAATTTAAATCTCATTTTACCATTAAAACTTACCGGATACTCTATTTCGTCTTCTCTTAGATACTCTTCATTAAGAGCAGGAAACTCTACAAACTCAATAGACTCATTATATCCTAATAATTGCCATAGCTCTTCACAAATGTGAGGTGCGTAAGGAGATATAACAACCGCCAATGGCTCTAAAATCTTTCTTTTATTGGTTTTCAGCTTTTGTAATTCGTTCACTGCTATCATAAACGAAGACACGGAAGTATTAAATGAGAAGTTATCTATATCAAATTTTACTTTCTTTATTAAAGTATGTAGTACTTTGTACTCTTCTTTAGTTGGTTCTTCGTCTGATATATTGACCTCATCTCCATCAAAGTAAAGATTATAAAACTTCTTTAAAAAGCCATAAACTCCCGAAAGCCCTTGTGTATTCCATGGTTTACTTTGTTCTAAAGGACCAAGGAACATTTCGTAAAGTCTTAAACAATCCGCACCATATTCTTCGCAGATGTCGTCTGGATTTACCACATTATATTTAGACTTAGACATTTTTTCTACCTCTCGCTCTGTGATGTACTTATCGTCTTCCAAGATAAACTCTGCGTCTTTGAACTCTGGTCGCCATTGTTTGAAGGCATCAGTATCTAATTCATCGCTCGTTCCTTTTAATAAAGCTACATCTACATGGATTTTTTGAGTTTGATAATCTTTCGCCAAGTTTTTAGAAACAAACTGATTCGTCCCATCTACTCGGAAAACAAAGGCACTCATTCCCAAAATCATTCCTTGGTTGATTAGCTTTTGGAATGGTTCTTCGTGACTGATAAAACCTCTATCTTTTAAAAACATATTCCAAAAACGAGCATATAATAAATGTCCTGTAGCATGTTCGCTTCCTCCTATATATAAATCTACCTGCCCCCAATAGTCAGATTTTTCTTTAGCACAAAAAACTTCATCATTAGTAGAATCCATATACCTTAAGAAATACCACGAACTACCTGCCCAACCAGGCATCGTAGATAACTCCATTGGAAATACCGTTTTATTATCAATTAAATCCACAGAAGTTACTCGCTGATTAACTTCGTCCCACGCGAAATTCTTTGCATTTCCCAACGGTGGGTCTCCATCTTCAGTAGGTAAATATTTCTCTACCTCTGGCAACTCAAGTGGCAAGGCAGACAAAGGCAAAGTATACGGCATCTCCTCTTTATAGTAGATAGGCACTGGCTCTCCCCAATATCTCTGTCTAGAGAAAATAGCATCTCTCTGTCTATAGTTTGTAGTGCCTTTACCTATACCTAAATTTTCTATTTCTTGTATAACCCTCTGTTTTGCATCTTTGTAATTTAATCCATCTAAAAAGTCAGAATTAACACAAGTGCTTTCTTTAGAATCAAAAGACTCTTCTTGAACATCTATATCGGTAGCTACAACTTTTTTAATTGGCAATCCAAAATACTTTGCAAATCTATGGTCTCTATCATCGTGTGCAGGTACTGCCATTACCGCACCCGTACCATAACCCATAAGCACATAGTCTGATATATGTATAGGTATAAGTTCTTTAGTAAATGGGTGGGTTACATAACTCCCTGTAAAAGCCCCAGATACAGACTTGACATCTGCCATTCTATCTCTTTCCGTCTTTTTAGAAGTTTCTTCTATATACTGATTTATAGCATTTTTTTGTTCTTCTGTTGTTAGCTTTTCCACCAAATGATGTTCTGGCGCTAACACCATGAAGCTCACTCCAAAAATAGTGTCTGGACGAGTGGTAAAAACTTCTATACTCTCTCCTTCTAAAAAACCATCTACAGAAAACTGAACTAATGCTCCTTGAGATTTCCCAATCCAATACTCTTGGGAATCTTTAAGAGGTTGTGGCCAATCCAAAGTATTCAATCCTTGTAATAGTCTTTCAGAATATGCCGTAATCCTCATACTCCACTGCATCATTTTTTTCTGAAAGACAGGGTAACCACCTCTTTCGGACTTACCATCTTTTACTTCATCATTAGCTAAAACCGTTCCCAATGCAGGACACCAATTAACCGTAGTTTCTGCACGGTAGGCTAATCTATAATTTAAAAGTATATCTTGTTTATCTTGCTCCGATGCTGAATTCCACTCTTCTGATGTAAATGATAATTCATCGGTTTGCACTGCATTAAGTCCCTCAGTACCCTTAGTTTCAAATTGAGCTATAAGCGTATCAATAGACTCCGCTTTATCTGTATCTTTATTATACCACGAATGAAACAACTGAATAAATATCCATTGAGTCCACTTGTAGTAAGAAGCGTCTGATGTTCTCAGCTCTCTACTCCAATCAAATGAAAACCCAATTTTTCTCAATTGCTCTTCATACCTAGTGATGTTATTTTCCGTAGTTACCGCAGGGTGCTGCCCTGTCTGTATGGCGTATTGTTCCGCAGGAAGTCCAAAAGAGTCATAACCTATTGGGTGAAGTACATTATACCCCTGATGCCTTTTATATCTTGCGTAAATGTCCGATGCTATATACCCCAGTGGATGCCCCACGTGAAGACCCGCCCCAGAAGGATAAGGGAACATATCTAGCACATAAAATTTCGGCTTATTTTTTTCAACACCTGACTTCGGCTCTTGGCTTTTAAAAATTTGGTTATCGTCCCAATATTTTTGCCATTTCTTTTCTATTTCTTGATGATTATAAAACATTCTTCTAGGAGAATTAAAGGTTACAAATTATTTAAACGAACCACAAATTTAATAGTTTGAAATAGAAATAACGATTTTTCAATTAATATTTTTAATTGTATCACTAACAAATAATTTGAATTTACTCCAAAAAAGGCAATTTAAAACTCCCTTATCTTTACTTATCTTTGCAAAAATTAAAAAGTAGGTTATGCCCGAAGTCTCTATTATAACGCCTTGTTACAATGCTTCTAAGTTTTTAAAAGAAACTATAAACTCTGTGCTCAATCAAACCTTTACAAATTGGGAGTGGATTATTTCTGACGATAACTCCAAGGATAATTCAGTAGAGATTATAAAACAGATTAACGACCCAAGAATAAAACTGATAGAATCTAAACAAAACGGTGGAGCAGGAAAGGCTAGAAACCTAGCACTAGAACTAGCAACAGGCAGATATATTACCTTCCTAGATGCTGACGATTTATGGGAAACTAATTTTCTTGAAGAAATGGTATCCTTTATGAAAAGAGAAAATGCAGAACTTGCTTACTCTAACTATGCTAGATGTGATGAAAATTTGACGCCCATCATAGAAGACTTTAAGGCTGACAAAATAGTAACATTCAACAACCTACTAAAAACATGCAGACTTTCCTTACTATCTTCTATGTACGATAGCCAAAGAGTGGGCAAAGAATTCTTCCCTGAAGGCTCTAAAAGAGAAGACCATGTTATGTGGCTTAACCTATTAAAGAAAATTCCGCAAGGAAAGCCACTCCCTAAAACAATGGCAAAATATCGTATGCATAGTAATAGTGTCTCTAGAAAAAAGAGTAACATTATTAAGGACCAATACTTAGTTTATAAAGATTTTATGAATTTTTCTACCTTAAAATCACTCTACTATACGGCGCATTGGGCTTTTAATGGCTTTTTAAAGTACGCTAAATGGTTTAATTAAAATAATCAAACGGAAATTTTGTCATAAAAATTTAACATTATAAAAAATATAATTCCGTTATTTTCATTAAAAACACATAATTATAGTTAAAAATTAGTTAAATACAGGCGAAAAGATTACAAATTAAGAACGGTTTAGAGTATTTTTGCATAGTATTTGTTTAGTACACTTTGAATTTATAAAAATAAATAAAATGAAAAATAATCTAAAAAAACTCATACCTCTAGCTGCCGTAGGCGTAGTTTCTGCAGCAACTACTTTTGGAACTATTGAATATTTTAAAAACGATAACATTGCTGACTCTTCGTATTTCCATACTGCTAAAAATGACAGTCAGTTTACAGGACTTAATGCTGCCGCTTTAGGAGATGATTTCGTAAAAGCAGCCAAAACTACAGTACCTGCCGTGGTAACCATAAAAAATTATCAAAATAACACTAGAACTTCTAGAAGCTCTGAACAAGACCTACTTGACTTTTTCTTTGGCGACCCATTCAACAGAAGTCAAAGACAAAGACAACAACAGCAAGCACCACAAGATATGCCTACTGGTCTAGGTTCTGGGGTGATTATCTCTCCTGACGGATACATCATTTCTAATAATCACGTAGTAGCAGGAGCTAGTAAACTAGAAGTAACCCTAAGCAACAAAAAAACTTATGTAGCTAAGCTTATAGGAAGCGATCCTTCTACCGACATTGCACTATTAAAAATAGAAGATAGCGGACTACCTTACCTTAACTTCGCAAACTCAGATTTGCTAGAAGTGGGACAATGGGTAGTAGCTGTAGGAAATCCTCTAGGACTTAACTCTACCGTAACTGCAGGTATCGTTTCTGCAAAAGGAAGAAGCATTGACCTTTTAAGACAACAATCTAAAACCCCGATTGAAAGCTTTATACAAACAGATGCTGTAATTAACAGAGGTAATAGTGGCGGAGCTTTAGTAAATCTTAATGGAGATTTAGTGGGTATTAACTCTGCTATTTCCTCATCATCTGGATATTATGAAGGATATGGCTTCGCTGTTCCGTCTAACTTAGCAAGAAAAGTTGTAGAAGACATTAAGAAGTTTGGAATAGTACAAAGAGGGTTTCTAGGAATTAGTTCATTAGACTTATCTGACGAGACACAAGTAAAAATATACAACCAGCAGACTAAAAGCAACTTAAAATCAGGAAACGGAATCTACGTTACGGAAATCTCCAATAATAGTGGCGCCGAAGATGCTGGTCTTAAAAAAGGAGATGTCATCGTTCAAATAGATGATAGTAAAATTACTGATTTTGCTGACCTATCTCTAGCTATTGGTAGCAAAAGACCTGGAGATACCGTAATGGTAACTTACCTAAGAGACGGAAAAACTAAAACTGTAAGAGCCACACTAAAAGACCAAAGTGGAAATACAAAAACTAGAACTAAAGCTGACCTTACTGTCGTTGAAAAACTAGGAGCTAAATTCCAATCTTTAAGTGATGAAAACAAAGTCTATTACGGTCTTAGAAGTGGTGTAGTAGTTACAGATATAGACGAAAACAGCCTTCTTGCTAGCAAAACAGGTATTGATAACAACTATATCATCACAGAGGTTAATGGCAAACCCGTTAATTCTCAGAAGGATATAGAAAATATTTTAGAAAACTACAAAGGTATTGTCTCTATAAAATATTTAGATGTTTATGGACGTTTAACTAGTAGAGGATTTAATATGCCTTAGATAGAAAACCATTTAACTAATCCTTATTCTCCCTCTTTTCCTAATGGAAAGGAGGGATCTTTAATATTTATGCCACAACGATAGAACTTAATAGCCTATTATAAAAATTTCTATCTTTGCAAAAATTTTTTTGACCCAATGACTAAAAGCGGAAAAATAGAACTAATGTGTCCTGCAGGAGATTTCACTTCTCTTCAGGCAGCTTTAGATAATGGTGCAGACTCTGTCTATTTCGGTGTAGAACAGCTTAACATGAGAGCTAGAGCTTCTATGAACTTTACCATAGATGACTTACCCGAAATCAGCAGAAGATGCCAAGAAAAAGGTGTAAGAACATACCTTACCCTCAACACTATTATTTATGACCACGATTTATCAATCATAAAAACCCTTTTAGACAAGGCAAAAGAAGCCAACCTTACCGCCGTTATTGCTATGGATCAGGCTGTGATTGCTTACGCAAGGCAGATTGGTATGGAGGTGCATATTTCTACCCAAATTAACATTACCAATATAGAAACTGTAAAATTCTATGCAATGTTTGCAGACACTATGGTAATGAGTAGAGAATTAAGTATCAGCCAAGTAAAAAAGATTTGTACTCAAATAGAAAAGGAGCAAATTAAAGGTCCTTCTGGAAATTTAGTAGAAATAGAAATATTTGGACACGGAGCTTTATGTATGGCAGTTTCTGGGAAGTGTTATCTAAGTCTACATTCACATAATTCTTCTGCTAACCGTGGGGCTTGTAAGCAAAATTGCCGAAAAAAATATACTGTAATAGACCAAGAAAGCGGTTTTGAAATAGAACTTGACAACGAGTATATGATGTCTCCTAAAGACTTATGTACCATCAATTTCTTAGATCAAATTGTAGATGCAGGGGTTAAAGTTCTAAAAATAGAAGGCAGAGGGCGCGCTCCAGAGTATGTAGCCACCGTAACCAAGTGCTATAGAGAAGCCATAGACAGTATAGAAGACGGCTCTTTTTCTCAAGAGAAAGTAGCAGAATGGATGAGGCAGCTAGAAACCGTTTATAATAGAGGTTTTTGGAGTGGCTACTATTTAGGACAAGAACTAGGAGAATGGTCTCCAAACCCAGGCTCTAATGCTACACAAAAGAAACTTTACATAGGCAAAGGCAGACATTATTATCCAAAATCTAGTATTGCCGAGTTTTTAATCGAAGCATACGATTTGAATGTGGGCGATAAAGTTTTAATCCAAGGACCTACCACAGGTTCTCAAGAGTTAGAAATTACCGAAATGATGGTAGATGGAAAGGGCATTAGCGAAAAAGCTACTAAAAGTGAGGTCATCACATTCAAAACCGATTTCCGTGTAAGACCTAGTGACAAGCTTTATAAAATTGTTAAGGCATAACTTATGGTTATTGTTACGCTACAACGAGATAAATGCATTGGGTGCAACTACTGTGCGGAGTTTGCTCCAGAATACTTTAGAATGTCAAAGAAAGATGGTAAGTCTGTTCTGTTAAAATCCACCGATAAAAAAGGATTTCACACAATAAAAGTGCCTCTACCAGAAGCTTTTGAACCTTGCGATAAGGCAGCTAAGGCGTGTCCTGTAAAAATAATTTCTGTAAAAGAAATCTAACTTATGACCAAAGCGGAACTTAGAAAAATTTATCTAGAAAAAAGAAAACAACTTTCTGAAAATACCATAAATGAGCTATCAAAAAAAATAGCTCATTTATTCTTTTTACAATTTAACCCTACTGAAAATCAAAACATTCATTGTTTTATTCCTATAAAGAGGTTTAAGGAAGTTAATACTTTACCTCTTATAGAGTCTTGTTTTTCAAAAAAAATAAATGTATTTGTTCCAAAAATTATAGATACTGAAATGATAGCTATTGAACTGAAAGAAAGCACTCAGCTATCCGAAAACAAATGGGGAATATTGGAACCTTCTGAAAATACTAACGCGAATATAACTCACATTGATTATATCATCACACCTCTACTCTATTGTGATGATAAAGGCAACCGAGTAGGCTACGGAAAAGGCTTCTATGACCAACTTTTCACTACTATACCTCCTACTACAAAAATAGGAGTGAACTTTTTTTCACCTTTAGAAATCATAGACGATTTAAGAAACGAAGATATTTCGTTAGATTACCTTATAACACCTTCGGAGATACTATCTTTCTGAGGAGTGTAAAAATTGAGAAAATAAAACTTAAACTCTTTCTTAAACTTTTCTGGAAAAGGCT
The genomic region above belongs to Riemerella anatipestifer and contains:
- a CDS encoding Do family serine endopeptidase; its protein translation is MKNNLKKLIPLAAVGVVSAATTFGTIEYFKNDNIADSSYFHTAKNDSQFTGLNAAALGDDFVKAAKTTVPAVVTIKNYQNNTRTSRSSEQDLLDFFFGDPFNRSQRQRQQQQAPQDMPTGLGSGVIISPDGYIISNNHVVAGASKLEVTLSNKKTYVAKLIGSDPSTDIALLKIEDSGLPYLNFANSDLLEVGQWVVAVGNPLGLNSTVTAGIVSAKGRSIDLLRQQSKTPIESFIQTDAVINRGNSGGALVNLNGDLVGINSAISSSSGYYEGYGFAVPSNLARKVVEDIKKFGIVQRGFLGISSLDLSDETQVKIYNQQTKSNLKSGNGIYVTEISNNSGAEDAGLKKGDVIVQIDDSKITDFADLSLAIGSKRPGDTVMVTYLRDGKTKTVRATLKDQSGNTKTRTKADLTVVEKLGAKFQSLSDENKVYYGLRSGVVVTDIDENSLLASKTGIDNNYIITEVNGKPVNSQKDIENILENYKGIVSIKYLDVYGRLTSRGFNMP
- a CDS encoding peptidase U32 family protein translates to MTKSGKIELMCPAGDFTSLQAALDNGADSVYFGVEQLNMRARASMNFTIDDLPEISRRCQEKGVRTYLTLNTIIYDHDLSIIKTLLDKAKEANLTAVIAMDQAVIAYARQIGMEVHISTQINITNIETVKFYAMFADTMVMSRELSISQVKKICTQIEKEQIKGPSGNLVEIEIFGHGALCMAVSGKCYLSLHSHNSSANRGACKQNCRKKYTVIDQESGFEIELDNEYMMSPKDLCTINFLDQIVDAGVKVLKIEGRGRAPEYVATVTKCYREAIDSIEDGSFSQEKVAEWMRQLETVYNRGFWSGYYLGQELGEWSPNPGSNATQKKLYIGKGRHYYPKSSIAEFLIEAYDLNVGDKVLIQGPTTGSQELEITEMMVDGKGISEKATKSEVITFKTDFRVRPSDKLYKIVKA
- a CDS encoding ferredoxin, yielding MVIVTLQRDKCIGCNYCAEFAPEYFRMSKKDGKSVLLKSTDKKGFHTIKVPLPEAFEPCDKAAKACPVKIISVKEI
- a CDS encoding 5-formyltetrahydrofolate cyclo-ligase, with the protein product MTKAELRKIYLEKRKQLSENTINELSKKIAHLFFLQFNPTENQNIHCFIPIKRFKEVNTLPLIESCFSKKINVFVPKIIDTEMIAIELKESTQLSENKWGILEPSENTNANITHIDYIITPLLYCDDKGNRVGYGKGFYDQLFTTIPPTTKIGVNFFSPLEIIDDLRNEDISLDYLITPSEILSF